In one window of Romboutsia hominis DNA:
- the fliF gene encoding flagellar basal-body MS-ring/collar protein FliF yields the protein MNFKEIIEKIKDFIKTRKEKFKEMRKEKKIAIIVGVIAIILAIIFGIKYKNDNKYDVLFSGLDSNDASVITKELEKEKIETKIEGDSIYVPKDQVDKLRLELSGKVSNGSKGFELMDEGSSLGLTDEEFEVKKQRMIQGELEKTIKTFPQVQDARVHITEGEESVFAKESIPGKAAVYVDLNVGEQLSQEQVKSIISLVSASTPNIPKQNVEVINQNMVLLSEGIFDENGKSNSSDNSNGIDIATKAERDLDKGLERDIVRLLEPIFGEGKVRATVNADLNFDTNEKTQTIIDPNKVIVSESKSENKSTEPVNTGGTVDNNMNNKGNVNDGTTESKSEDIKYEVGKTEIKTVKAQGELNRITASVAIDGKLDAGDIKDVKDMVSNTIGVEKNRGDDVVVVAMDFEANAKKNLKNALGDEDEVAKLLKTTGYIVAGLLLVIVIALIAIFVIKKKNKSKEIDEIDESNEIDMINQKLEEMEKHRLHNLEDDEDNMTLEEEVKIYASENIEEVTELINNWLNE from the coding sequence AATAGAAAAAATAAAAGATTTTATAAAAACAAGAAAAGAAAAATTTAAGGAAATGAGAAAAGAAAAGAAAATAGCCATTATAGTTGGAGTGATTGCAATTATATTAGCTATAATATTTGGAATTAAGTATAAAAATGATAATAAATATGATGTTCTTTTCTCGGGTTTAGATTCAAATGATGCATCTGTTATAACTAAAGAACTAGAAAAAGAAAAAATTGAAACGAAAATAGAGGGCGATAGTATATATGTACCTAAAGATCAGGTAGATAAGTTAAGACTTGAACTATCTGGAAAAGTTTCAAATGGTTCTAAAGGATTTGAACTTATGGATGAAGGATCATCGTTAGGTCTTACAGATGAAGAATTTGAGGTAAAAAAACAAAGAATGATTCAAGGTGAACTAGAAAAAACTATAAAAACTTTTCCGCAAGTACAAGATGCAAGAGTTCATATAACAGAAGGTGAAGAATCTGTATTTGCTAAAGAGAGCATACCTGGAAAAGCAGCCGTTTATGTAGATTTAAATGTAGGAGAACAATTAAGTCAAGAACAAGTTAAATCTATAATATCTTTAGTATCCGCAAGTACACCAAATATACCGAAACAAAATGTTGAGGTAATCAACCAAAATATGGTCTTATTATCAGAAGGAATATTTGATGAAAATGGAAAATCAAATTCTAGCGATAATTCTAATGGGATTGATATTGCAACTAAGGCAGAAAGAGATCTAGATAAAGGATTAGAAAGAGATATAGTTAGATTACTTGAACCTATATTTGGAGAGGGAAAAGTAAGAGCAACTGTTAATGCTGATTTGAATTTTGACACTAATGAAAAAACTCAAACGATAATAGATCCTAACAAGGTTATAGTAAGTGAGTCAAAAAGTGAAAATAAATCTACAGAGCCAGTAAATACAGGTGGTACTGTTGATAACAATATGAATAATAAAGGCAATGTAAATGATGGAACTACTGAAAGTAAAAGTGAAGATATAAAGTATGAAGTAGGAAAGACAGAAATTAAAACTGTTAAGGCTCAAGGTGAATTAAATAGAATAACTGCTTCGGTTGCTATAGATGGCAAATTAGATGCGGGAGATATTAAAGACGTTAAAGATATGGTATCTAATACCATTGGTGTAGAAAAAAATAGAGGCGATGATGTAGTAGTTGTTGCTATGGACTTTGAAGCAAATGCTAAAAAGAATCTAAAAAATGCATTAGGTGATGAAGATGAAGTGGCTAAGTTATTAAAAACAACAGGATATATAGTAGCCGGATTATTACTAGTTATAGTAATAGCACTTATAGCTATATTTGTTATTAAGAAAAAGAATAAATCTAAAGAAATTGATGAAATAGATGAATCTAATGAAATAGATATGATAAATCAAAAGCTAGAAGAAATGGAAAAACATAGGCTACACAATTTAGAAGATGATGAAGATAATATGACTTTAGAGGAAGAAGTTAAGATATACGCTTCAGAAAATATAGAAGAAGTTACAGAATTAATAAATAATTGGTTAAATGAGTAA
- the fliG gene encoding flagellar motor switch protein FliG, with protein MENEVTKSVESTKSGNAFDLGDIPKVRRVTGARKAAVLLMTLGTDVSADIVKNLSDKKIQRIGVEIANIHTVNARERREILQEFIELNKGKEFVLKGGIDYAKSLLNGALGNQRANKLIEGIRYDAYTKLFMAARKAEPEQILACIQGESTQTIAIILSHIQSDKAALILSELPPKIKNEVSLKIGSTSSVSPSVIKAIDEAVEMKLSKLGQREMESSGGVDSLVEILGNVDRKTEKSIISYIEERNNELAEDIKANMFIFDDIVRLENSTIQRILKEVNVKDIAFALKGASKEVSNVIFRNQSQRASQALKEEIDLLGKIKISQVEEAQQNIVNVIRRLEDMGEITLTRGSDDEFIM; from the coding sequence TTGGAAAATGAAGTTACTAAATCAGTAGAGAGTACTAAATCAGGAAATGCATTTGATTTAGGTGATATACCTAAAGTGAGAAGAGTTACTGGTGCTAGAAAGGCAGCAGTACTCTTAATGACATTAGGGACTGACGTTTCAGCGGATATAGTTAAAAATCTATCTGATAAGAAAATACAAAGAATCGGTGTAGAAATAGCTAATATACACACTGTCAACGCAAGAGAAAGAAGAGAAATTCTCCAAGAATTTATAGAACTAAATAAAGGAAAAGAATTTGTGTTAAAAGGTGGTATAGACTATGCAAAATCACTGCTTAATGGAGCTTTAGGAAACCAAAGAGCTAATAAATTAATAGAAGGAATTAGATATGATGCTTATACAAAACTGTTTATGGCAGCGAGAAAAGCTGAACCAGAGCAGATATTAGCATGTATACAAGGTGAAAGTACACAAACTATAGCTATAATCTTATCTCACATACAATCAGACAAAGCAGCTTTGATATTAAGTGAGTTACCACCTAAGATTAAAAATGAAGTTTCACTAAAAATAGGATCAACATCATCAGTATCACCAAGTGTAATAAAGGCCATTGATGAAGCTGTAGAAATGAAATTATCAAAACTTGGACAAAGAGAAATGGAAAGTTCTGGTGGTGTTGATAGCTTGGTTGAAATACTTGGTAATGTAGATAGAAAAACAGAAAAAAGTATTATAAGTTACATAGAAGAAAGAAACAATGAATTAGCTGAGGATATAAAGGCCAATATGTTTATATTTGACGACATTGTAAGGCTTGAAAATTCTACTATTCAGAGAATTCTTAAAGAGGTTAATGTTAAAGATATTGCATTTGCTCTTAAGGGAGCATCTAAGGAAGTATCAAATGTCATATTTAGAAATCAATCTCAAAGGGCATCACAAGCTCTTAAAGAGGAAATTGATTTATTAGGAAAAATAAAAATATCTCAAGTAGAGGAAGCACAACAAAATATAGTTAATGTTATAAGACGACTTGAAGATATGGGTGAAATAACTTTAACAAGAGGATCAGATGATGAGTTTATCATGTAG